The nucleotide window tctgtaatgatttttttataataatatgatattgggaaatttaaaaattcgctttacaaattgtttaatgaaaatattatttcatcATGTTTCCTTGTCAGAAAGTACAAAAAAGTTTAAGAAATTGTTCGTAAATTTAAagaaagttaaacaaaaaaatatacaagtaaaaaatctaatattcttttcataatataaacaaaaaatatattcaaagtaaaatatctcataaaatttcatgttaAGACGACGGACGGCAAACATGACggtaaaaattcataattttttccttCTACAAATATACaagtaataaatttaatgttcttttcttaaaataaccaaaaatatattcaaagtaaaatatctcataaaatttcatgtttagccgacggaaaattgtatttttaagccGTCGGTcggtaaaatttcataatttcttccttctaaaaatatacaaaaatttcctaaaatttcaTATATGAATAGACAATTCATGTTAAGCCGACGGCAAAAtgtgtttatgtttttgttaagCCGTcggtaaaatttcatttcaaaaattgttccttctaaaaatatacaaaaatttaatattcttttttataaaataaccaacaaaaatatgttcaaacgtaaataaaaatagttttaaatgtttttatatacatattttctaaacaaattgtTCGTTCATGTTACAAAAAGAAGAatattacatacataaaaattaattaactaaaaactagtaataaaaaaatctttacgtttaaacaataactaaaattctctttttcaatatatttaatggTCCTAAAAAGGACcgattaatgtaaaaaaaataaaaatagaggagaatttaaaaatttccaaacaaatttcgttttataaacCATTGATAATGtttcttgtttatttatatgtagtttcaattttacaataaataaacaacaaaattctagtattaatttaaaaacaaacaaaaattcaccaaattattttatttatttttacacagacacacagggatgaaaaaaaaaaaattataaaatattttttcttcataaatttcaattattttgagctaaccacaacaacaataataataacaacaacaacatcaatcgaaaaaaaaatcggcgaGGGGGACAATAAAATTTCAACCAGAAAATGCACTAtctcttttaaaaattcatttagtGGTCCTGAAAAGGAccgattttgttttgttgttatttatacaTCATCATCACATCGACACATTAAATTAAGCGCGTTCGCCACGAATACGTCTAGCCAATTGGATATCCTTTGGCATAATGGTGACACGTTTAGCGTGGATGGCACACAAGTTGGTATCTTCGAAAAGACCAACCAAATAGGCTTCACTGGCCTCTTGAAGAGCCATAACAGCAGAGCTCTGGAAACGTAAATCTGTTTTGAAATCTTGAGCAATTTCACGTACCAAACGTTGGAATGGCAATTTACGGATCAACAACTCAGTGCTCTTTTGGTAACGGCGAATTTCACGCAAAGCTACAGTACCAGGGCGATAACGATGAGGTTTCTTAACACCACCGGTAGCTGGTGCACTCTTGCGAGCAGCCTTAGTAGCCAATTGTTTACGTGGTGCTTTGCCACCAGTCGATTTACGGGCAGTTTGCTTTGTACGAGCCATTTTTCACTTcacttttttttcactttttcacACAATCACTGTTAACAcaagaataaaatttttgccGCACTTTAGCcgctttatatagaaaattttcacaaaaatttaagGGGGTGCTTTTGAATTTTACACAACGCACACGAAAtgaaaagtacaaaaatatattacttgCTCTCTCTAATTTTAGTTGAATTTGGTATAAATACAAGTTGTTCTCCCTACAATAATCATTAGTTCTTGTGCTACGTTTGTGAAGtgtgtttcaaaaaaaataaagtgaatTAAAAATGACTGGTCGTGGTAAAGGTGGTAAAGGCTTGGGAAAAGGTGGCGCTAAACGTCATCGTAAAGTGTTGCGTGATAACATCCAAGGTATTACCAAGCCAGCTATTAGACGTTTGGCTCGTCGTGGTGGTGTAAAACGTATTTCTGGTTTGATTTACGAAGAAACTCGCGGTGTTTTGAAagtgtttttggaaaatgttattCGTGATGCTGTCACCTATACTGAACACGCCAAGAGGAAAACCGTAACCGCCATGGATGTTGTCTATGCTTTGAAGAGACAAGGACGTACTTTGTACGGTTTCGGCGGTTAAACACACCATTTATTTAGCGGACAATTaatgattatattttaaaaaacaaaacaaccaaTCGGTCCTTTTCAggaccacaaaaaatatttttaaagagattttacttgttcaaaaattattattgcattattattttgatttaaatacattcaaaaaatcaaaattaatgacATGAAATGTATAGGGTTTTTTTTTCTGGTAAAtgttcactttttttaattttgcgagttattttatttactagatattaaaaaccaaattagtttattaacaaagaattttagattttttttctcttttattcaTGAAAGATAAAttacatttgtatttttaaatataaaaattaatatgaattttcagaaacaaacaaacaatattctttaatacatatgtatgtagatataaccgaatgattcaataataggtataaagttctattttaatattattattatttttagtaatgtgtgaatatttttccttttcaatacatacatactatgcaTACATTTAAGCATCTTTCATTGatcaaagtaaacaaaaatttaatacatacatatagtatATAGTATTTGTATGCATGTACATATAAAGAAACAAATTCTTACAATTTGATTGACTGTACGTACTACTATAATTCGTACAGAAACAAAATCGCCTAACACACCCAAATATTTAGTGGAAAAACAGGAATTCTTTCATAGTTATTAGCAAGAAACCAGCaaacataacaacaacaacaatgcttgtacatactatataaatatgtatgtttgtgtaaaaGGGATGATTAAGAGACAGCTGATGTTTTTGCATAGACAAAGAAAATGGATAAGAAATATAAACGGCTgctaaataagaaaacaaaaaaacggaAAGGagaaaagagaaataaaaatttgccaATAAGAAATATTCcacataatataataaataggtacatatgtacatatttgtaaatatttatacatatgtacagtgGAACAacttttagataattttttacgtaaacaataatttaatggtaaaataaatgaatgtacattccttaaaattaaagaaattcttTGCTTTGATACAAACCAGTTTTCAAACAAGAAGaagaatacaaataaaattatgtacTACACTCTGACAAATAAAATGTGTATGCACGAATTCCATCGTTGTTATACCAACAAAACAACATCGTTATTTTCTTTTCGTTGACTATCGGAATACactaaaataatatacatacatacatatgtatgtagtaaaaCAAAATAGGGATGAATTATGaagtatttatatagaaaatgaaaatttgtaagaAATATTAAGAGGAATGTtagttaaaataacaatttattttatataaataaatatgtgaggggaaatttggaaaaaaaaaattttttatttttttattaatacctATGTAATAtagtttagtgaaaaaatttgttctctttataaaaatgaatttgTCGTCCTGAAAAGGACGGATTGTTTCTTTTGACGATATACGATGGTCTGTAtataaatgtagtatttttttcttgttggttTCGAATAATTTAAGCCTTCTTTTCTGTTTTCTTGGGCAAAAGTACAGCTTGAATGTTTGGCAAAACACCACCTTGGGCAATGGTTACACCAGACAACAATTTGTTCAATTCTTCGTCATTACGGATGGCCAATTGCAAATGACGAGGGATAATTCTGGTCTTCTTGTTGTCACGAGCAGCATTACCAGCCAATTCAAGAACTTCAGCGGCCAAATATTCCATAACGGCAGCTAAATATACTGGAGCGCCGGCACCAACACGTTCAGCATAATTGCCTTTACGCAACAAACGATGAATACGACCGACGGGGAATTGCAAACCAGCACGGTTTGAACGGGACTTTGCCTTTCCCTTAACTTTGCCACCTTTACCAGGACCAgacatttttcactttttttttttagttattaaacaCTTCACTAGAGCACTGAATACACAAAACTGTTAACGTTTCCATACAAGTAACGCagtatttatactttttttgtgTTCTGCTCTCACACACGGGGGTTGATTATCAACACACTAGCTATGTAGATACACATATAATTCGGCTGCAcgaaaaaaagtatatattgcGCACAACATtcgtagaaatttataaattgtgaacaGTGTTAAAAGTGTTTGTGAAGTGTAAACaactgaaaattaaattgtgaaaaatgccCCCTAAAGCAAGTGGAAAAGCAACAAAGAAGGCTGGCAAGGCCCAAAAGAATATTACCAAGAGTGATAAGACCAGGAAACGCAAGCGTAAGGAAAGTTATGCCATCTACATTTACAAAGTGTTGAAGCAAGTACATCCCGATACTGGTATTTCCTCAAAGGCCATGAGTATCATGAACAGTTTTGTTAATGATATTTTCGAACGTATTGCCGCTGAAGCATCTCGTTTGGCTCAATACAACAAACGTTCGACCATCACCAGTCGGGAAATTCAAACTGCCGTCCGTCTATTGTTGCCCGGTGAATTGGCTAAGCACGCTGTCAGTGAAGGCACCAAGGCTGTAACCAAATACACCAGCTccaagtaaattttatttacaccaccacgattgattctttttttaattacaaaaggCCCTTTTCAGGGccacaaaatcaattttaaaagagttttaatttgttatcaagcgtttttagtaatttatattacatgttttttttttttagaaaaaattataaactatttacatttcatacaatatttaaaaaatacaaaaattaacttcttattatat belongs to Calliphora vicina chromosome 4, idCalVici1.1, whole genome shotgun sequence and includes:
- the LOC135958066 gene encoding histone H4 produces the protein MTGRGKGGKGLGKGGAKRHRKVLRDNIQGITKPAIRRLARRGGVKRISGLIYEETRGVLKVFLENVIRDAVTYTEHAKRKTVTAMDVVYALKRQGRTLYGFGG
- the LOC135958063 gene encoding histone H2A-like is translated as MSGPGKGGKVKGKAKSRSNRAGLQFPVGRIHRLLRKGNYAERVGAGAPVYLAAVMEYLAAEVLELAGNAARDNKKTRIIPRHLQLAIRNDEELNKLLSGVTIAQGGVLPNIQAVLLPKKTEKKA
- the LOC135958064 gene encoding histone H2B-like, whose product is MPPKASGKATKKAGKAQKNITKSDKTRKRKRKESYAIYIYKVLKQVHPDTGISSKAMSIMNSFVNDIFERIAAEASRLAQYNKRSTITSREIQTAVRLLLPGELAKHAVSEGTKAVTKYTSSK